In Bacteroidota bacterium, a single window of DNA contains:
- the ribH gene encoding 6,7-dimethyl-8-ribityllumazine synthase, which yields MSTKNKNLSEFENLPHAGTARFGIVVSEWNEEITSKLYQGAYETLIQSGCSEKHIKTVKVPGSFELPLAAQKLAESSFIDAVICIGCVIQGETPHFDFVCNSCANGIMEVSLKFNKPISFGVLTTLNQQQAEDRAGGKYGNKGVEAAVTALKMLNSLKN from the coding sequence ATGTCAACAAAAAATAAAAACCTCTCTGAGTTCGAAAATCTACCCCATGCCGGAACCGCACGTTTCGGCATTGTTGTATCTGAATGGAACGAGGAAATTACTTCAAAGCTGTATCAGGGTGCTTATGAAACGTTGATTCAGTCCGGTTGTTCGGAGAAGCATATCAAGACAGTTAAGGTGCCGGGAAGTTTTGAATTACCTTTGGCAGCACAAAAATTAGCGGAATCTTCTTTTATTGATGCCGTGATTTGTATAGGTTGTGTGATTCAAGGCGAAACCCCTCATTTTGATTTTGTGTGCAATTCCTGCGCGAATGGTATTATGGAAGTGAGCCTTAAATTTAACAAACCTATCTCATTTGGCGTTCTTACTACACTCAATCAGCAACAAGCCGAAGACAGAGCCGGAGGAAAATATGGTAATAAAGGCGTAGAAGCTGCCGTTACCGCTTTGAAGATGCTGAATTCATTGAAAAACTAA